The following coding sequences lie in one Bacteroidales bacterium genomic window:
- the ispE gene encoding 4-(cytidine 5'-diphospho)-2-C-methyl-D-erythritol kinase gives MLVFPGCKINLGLKVVSKRSDGFHEIESILFPVPWYDALELIPSDICIFTYKGKAIHCHAEDNICYMAYQKMKQLYKIPTVKLYLLKNIPMGAGLGGGSSDAVYVLLVLNKLFSLGLNNNELTEIAAGLGSDCSFFVQKGPCLASGKGEKLMPVSLNLKGYYLAIVKPDISISTAEAYKMIIPCKRNISFADVIKQPIEKWKDLLINDFETPVFNKYPVIKEIKNQLYSKGAIYASMSGSGSAVYGLFEKKVTIKSVFPDYICWMGEL, from the coding sequence ATGCTTGTTTTTCCCGGATGCAAAATAAATCTTGGATTGAAAGTTGTTTCGAAACGAAGTGATGGCTTTCACGAAATTGAAAGTATTTTGTTTCCCGTTCCATGGTATGATGCCCTTGAACTAATTCCATCGGATATTTGTATTTTCACTTATAAAGGAAAAGCCATTCATTGCCATGCTGAGGACAATATATGTTACATGGCTTATCAGAAGATGAAGCAATTATATAAAATTCCTACTGTAAAATTGTATTTATTGAAAAATATTCCAATGGGAGCCGGATTAGGCGGTGGCTCTTCTGATGCAGTATATGTGTTGCTGGTTTTAAACAAATTGTTTTCTTTGGGTTTAAATAATAATGAGCTCACAGAAATTGCTGCAGGTTTAGGAAGTGATTGTTCTTTTTTTGTGCAAAAAGGCCCTTGCCTGGCAAGCGGCAAAGGTGAAAAGCTAATGCCTGTATCGCTCAATTTAAAAGGATACTATCTTGCTATTGTAAAACCGGATATTTCCATATCTACGGCAGAAGCTTACAAAATGATTATACCTTGTAAAAGAAACATTTCATTTGCTGACGTGATAAAGCAACCGATTGAAAAATGGAAGGATTTATTAATAAACGATTTTGAAACTCCGGTATTTAATAAGTACCCTGTAATTAAAGAAATTAAAAATCAATTATACAGCAAGGGAGCCATTTATGCTTCAATGAGCGGGAGCGGGTCAGCAGTTTACGGACTGTTTGAAAAAAAAGTAACTATAAAGAGTGTTTTTCCGGATTATATTTGCTGGATGGGGGAATTATAA